GCATCATTTAATGGTTTACGTTTATTTACACCCATGACATCACCTCCTTAAATAATTTGTCATATTCATTAGCCGAGTCATTGGCCGGTTTCCCTGAAAAGTCCCAAACCGTTGCTGACTGTCCAGAGGTATCTGCGATCGCTTGTTTTTGATGGATCACTGTCTTCAATAACTTGGCTTCTTGAATCTGAGAGAGAAGTGCGATCGCTTCATCTTTAAGTTTTGTCCCCTTGACGGCCCGACTCAGGAAAATACAAACATTAGGTAAACCACCGCGTACTGATTGTGCCTGTTTAACTAACCGCATGGCATCAGAGGCCGAACGCAGATCCACCCCCGTCGGTTGTACCGGAATAACAGCCAAATCTGAACGAAAAAGGATGGCCCTGGTTGCTTCTGATAAACTGGCCGGCCCATCAACAATCACATAATCATAATC
This DNA window, taken from Crocosphaera sp. UHCC 0190, encodes the following:
- a CDS encoding AAA family ATPase, whose protein sequence is MAIISLVNQKGGVSKSTTSVHLAYWLVVKQKKTVLLVDADSQRSSSQWVEGMEGVTIPCKVIQTPDDLLEQIPTLAADYDYVIVDGPASLSEATRAILFRSDLAVIPVQPTGVDLRSASDAMRLVKQAQSVRGGLPNVCIFLSRAVKGTKLKDEAIALLSQIQEAKLLKTVIHQKQAIADTSGQSATVWDFSGKPANDSANEYDKLFKEVMSWV